The window ACGTGGATGTCAGGTGTGTCTGCCAGAGCTGGATAGAGCAGACCCAGGACTGGAGCGGGGACCCCTGTGTGCCCCTCAGAGCATCTGTTCCCCAGCATCCTGTATCCCTGGGTCCCCCCTCCCCAGGATGAGAAGACAGGgttcccctcccaccctgccctgggGACCCTCAGGACTCCTGTATGTGTGTCCTCCCCTTGACCCCATCCTTACCCATCACACGAACGGAGAGCAGATTCAATGCATAACTATATCTCACAGTAGGCCCTCTCTCCAACCTAAAGATGTATGTCCCCGTGTCcctcctctgagcatctctgatgTCCAGGGAGCAGTTGTAGGCCCGGGGGTCTCCAACGAGGAGGAATCGGCCCTGGGCCTCACTGACCACCGCATGTTCTGGGTTGTTTGTGGCCACTGCCAGAACTCCATGGGAATCTACCCTTTTCTGGAACCAGTAGCCGTGAGCTGGGCCAGAGTCGTTCCAGCCTTCCCGGGGATAGGTGACGGAGCAGGGCAAGTGGACACACAGGCCCTCCTGCACTGACATGGACGGCTGCACGTCCAGCCAGTATCTCGGATTCTGAGCCAGGGACCCTGCGGGGAATCGAGGGTCAGccgagccccgccccgcccacccccgccccgccgtCCACTCACCCGCCcacagcagcggcagcagcagcagcagcggcagcatgtCTGAGCAGGAGGGTGTCTGGGCGTCCTGTGTGtgaaaagagaaggggaaggcgAGAGGGAGGTAGGGCTGTGGGGAGACCCGTGGGAAGCCGGGGAGGAGCACGAGACTCTGTTCACAGAAGAGgaacttctcctcctcctcctcctccacaaaCAGCGGACAGGACACCCCTGGGCCCAGAGACCCAGAGACCTGCCCAGAGAGGAGCAGACACGCAGGGGACCCCTGTCCTGACCCCCATCTGGGGCTCATCCCTCCAGCACCAGAGCTTGGACCTGTGAGGACTCTGAGGGCTGGGACTCAGGCGGCCTCCTAAGGTTCTCCCATCCGAGCTCCGCTGTCTACACCAGGGCCCTGCTCAACTCTTCTCTGGACCCAGAGAGTCACAGCCTCACGGAGACCCTCGGGTGGTCATTCCTGCGAGATGTCAGGCTCTTTATGGTCTGTGGGAGCGTCTGGAGCAGAAGACAAGAAGGGACTCCTGAGTGGAGTGGAGGCAGCAGCCCACCACCCATTCACGCATCCCCCCACTGGTGAGCATCTCTGGGTGGTGACCTGAAGGCCAGAAGGGATCCGACTCACCTGGTCCCCGCCCGAGAGATGCCCCCCGCCCGGGGCCCTCACTTCCTCCCCAGACACACAGAGCTGCCGGCTCTAGAGCTTTGTCGCTTGTGAGACTGCCATGAGTCCTGGCAGCATGCTGGGGTTTTTTTAAGTGAGTATGATTTCTCTCACTCCAATAAAAAACTAACTCTTTTCCGACAGAGAAGCTTGAAACTGTCAACAACAAATCCTTATTCCTCTTTGTCCCATCTCCTGGCCTCCCCAGTTCTAGTTTTCTGTCTTTAGGAAATTGACACCTTTGGTACCTCGTAGATGTGGAATAATATACCATTTGGCTTTCTGTGACTGGGTTATTGAAGGTACCATAATGTCCCTAGAGTTCATCCACCTGGTGGCATGTGTCAGAGATTCCctcctggatttccctggtggctcagtggtttagaatccgcctgacaatgcaggggacatgggttcgatcctcggCCAGGAAGCATCCTACATGCTGGAAAGCACCTAAGCCCGTGCCACACAAttacctgcctgcctgccctggaAACTGGGCCACACAAGGACAAAAGCTACAACAATGAGAAATCCATACACCACAACCAGACTGAAACCCTAGCCGGCTGCAACCAGACAAagccacgtgcagcaacaaagacccagcagaggtAGAAATGAATAGACAGTCCTTCCTTTTCCAGGCCGAATAATTGCCCATGGTTTTGTTGATCTGTTCATCGGCTGAGGGGCACTTGGATTGCTTCCGTTGTCTGGCTGTTGTGAACACACTACCAGAAACACGAGTGTGCTAATGTCTCCAAGAGTCCATCCTCTCAATCTCCTTGGAGATAGTCAGAGGTGGAATGGCTGGATCAtgctaataatatatttaatttccgAGGAAGTACCATTATCTTACCATCTCACTGACTTGCTGCCCCCCTGACTTAACCGCGGCTGTGATCAACTTACACTAACTATATGTTTGAAGGTGTTTATCTTGGACCCCTCTCCTGATCTCTAGACATTCCTGTCCAGCTCTCTCCCTGGCATCACAGTTGCATACCTAAGGGCTTCGCAGGAAAAACACGGCATTTCAAAGTCCTACTCTCTGAAGCCCTCCACGTAACACAACTCCATCTACCCAATTGTTCAGGAGAAACATTTCAACATCATCTTAGCTCCTCTTTTTCCCTCACTTACCACCTCCACTAAAAAATttcaggtacttccctggtggtgcagtggctaaacTCCCTGATCCCTAGACTGGGGGTCTGGGTTCGATACCccagtcagggagctagatcccacggGCTACAACTAAGAGTCACATGCCGTccctgaagatcccacatgcaactaagacctggctgggcaaatatataaataaagatttttaaagagaaaagaaattggaTCACAATTGATCTAAATATACACTCCCTGTCTACATGATCTCCCTGGGCCATCGAAGCATTACTTCCTGCCTGGGGTGCCCAGCACTCTTGCCACAGCTCTTTCTTGCTGTCCTGGATCTTTCTGGGgtctcctggtggttcagaaagtaaagaatccacttgcaatgcaggagacctgggttcgctccctgggtgggggagatcccctggagaagggagcggcaccccgctccagtattcttgcctggagattccttatggacagaggggcatggcaggctacagtccacggggtcaaacagagctggacacgactgagaggctaacacttTAGGGCTGATTCTGTTGTAACAGCCATTGGGATTCTGCTCCTTTCCTTGTGTGATTTTCCTCCAAACATGTCAGCAGCTGATGtggactaattttatttttcatatatttttaaaagttttggtcCACATAATGACAGCCCGTGATGACAGAAGTGCTCCTCATTCCctttatttcagtaaaatattcatagaataaaaattatttttaagactgCATAGGGGACACTTTGGGGaatcccaggtagctcagtggtaaagaatctgcctgccaagcaggagacttgggttcgatctctgggtcaggaagatcccctggaggagggcatggcaacccactgcagtattcttttttttttttagcagcattttatttatttattttttccatgtatttttattagttggaggctaattactttacaatattgtagtggtctttaccatacattgacatcaatcagccatggacccacatgtattccccatcccgatcccccctcccacctccctctccacccgatccccctgggtcctcccagtgcaccagccccgagcacccgtctcatgcatccaacctgggctggtgatccgtttcacccttgataatatacatgtttcaatgctattctctctaaacatcccaccttcgcctcctcccacagagtccaaaagtctgttctgtacatctgtgtctctttttctgttttgcatatagggttatcgttaccatctttctaaattccatatgtatatgctaatatactgtattggtctttatctttctggcttacttcactctgtatgatgggctccagttttatccatctcattagaactgattcaaatgaattctttttaatggctgagtaatattccatggtgtatatgtaccacagcttctttatccatttgtctgctgatgggcatctaggttgcttccatgtcctggctgttataaacagtgcttcgatgaacattggggtgcacgtgtctctttcagatctggtttcctcagtgtgtatgcccagaagagggattgctgggtcatatggcagttctatttccagttttttaagaaatctccacactgttttccatagtggctgtactagtttgcattcccaccaacagtgtaagagggttcccttttctccacaccttctccagcatttattgcttgtagacttttggatagcagccatcctgactggctgtaatggtacctcattgtggttttgatttgcatttctctgataatgagtgatgttgagcatcttttcatgtgtttgttagccatctgtatgtcttctttggagaaatgtctgtttagttctttggcccattttttgattgggtcatttatttttctggaattgagctgcaggagttgcttgtatatttttgagattaatcctttgtctgtttcttcatttgctattattttctcccaatctgagggctgtcttttcaccttacttatagtttcctttgtagtgcaaaagcttttaagtttcattaggtcccatttttagtttgcttttatttccaatattctgggaggtgggtcatagaggatcctgctgtgatttatgtcggagagtgttttgcctatgttctcctctaggagttttatagtttctggtcttacatttagatcttaatccattttgagtttatttttgtgtatggtgttagaaagtgttttttagtttcattcttttacaagtggttgaccagttttcccagcaccacttgttaaagaggttgtcttttttccattgtatattcttgcctcctttgtcgaagataaggtgtccataggttcgtggatttatctctgggctttctattctgttccattgatctatatttctgtctttgtgccagtaccatactgtcttgatgactgtggctttgtagtatagtctgaagtcaggcaggttgattcctccagttccattcttctttctcaagattactttggctattcaaggttttttgtatttccatgcaaattgtgaaattatttgttctagttctgtgaaaaataccgttggtagcttgatagggattgcattgaatctatagattgctttgggtattatggtcattttgacaatattgattcttccaatccatggacacagtatatttctccatctgtttgtgtcctctttgatttatttatcagtgttttatagttttctatgtataggtcttttgcttctttaggtagatatactcttaagtattttattgtttttcttgcaatggtgaatggtattgtttccttaacttctctttctgttttctcattgttagtgtatgggaatgcaagggatttctgtgtgttaattttatatcctgcaactttactatattcattgattagctctagtaattttctggtagagtctttagggttttctatgtagaggatcatgtcatctgcaaacagagagagtttcacttcttcttttcctatctggattccttttacttctttttctgctctgattgctgtggacaaaacttccaacactatgttgaatagtagtggtgagagtgggcacccttgtcttgttcctgatttcaggggaaatgctttcaatttttcaccattgagggtgatgcttgctgtgggtttgtcatatatagcttttattatgttgaggtatgttccttctattcctgctttttggagagttttaatcataaatgatgttgaattttgtcaaaggctttctctgcatctattgagataatcatatggtttttatctttcaatttgttaatgtggtgtattacattgattgatttgcggatattaaaaaaatccttgcattcctgggataaagcccacttggtcatgtgtatgatttttttaatatgttgttggattctgtttgctagaattttgttaaggatttttgcatctatgttcatcagtgatattggcctgtagtttttcttttttgtggcatctttgtctggttttggaattaaggtgatggtggcctcatagaatgagtttggaagtttaccttctgcaattttctggaagagtttgagtaagataggtgttagctcttctctaaatttttggtagaattcagctgtgaatccatctggtcctgggcttttgtttgctggaagatttctgattacagtttcgatttctttgCTTGTGATGGTTCTGTTAAGgtccccactgcagtattcttgcctggagaatcccatggacagaggagcctggcagctacagtccatggtgttgaagAAAATGGACATGACTCagtaactaaacaataacatgTTACACCTGAGTGGCAGTAAGAACATCACCATGTTAGTGCAACCATCATCACTGTCGATTTCCAGAATGCTTTCATCATCCGAAACAGAAACTCTGGGTGGAGCGTCAGCAGGGAA of the Cervus canadensis isolate Bull #8, Minnesota chromosome 18, ASM1932006v1, whole genome shotgun sequence genome contains:
- the LOC122420643 gene encoding myeloid cell surface antigen CD33-like isoform X1, whose product is MSPRWGSGQGSPACLLLSGQVSGSLGPGVSCPLFVEEEEEEKFLFCEQSLVLLPGFPRVSPQPYLPLAFPFSFHTQDAQTPSCSDMLPLLLLLPLLWAGSLAQNPRYWLDVQPSMSVQEGLCVHLPCSVTYPREGWNDSGPAHGYWFQKRVDSHGVLAVATNNPEHAVVSEAQGRFLLVGDPRAYNCSLDIRDAQRRDTGTYIFRLERGPTVRYSYALNLLSVRVMALADTPDIHVQGTLASGRPTNFTCAVPWACDRGTPPTFSWTGVALTSLHPESPHSSVLILTPRPQDHGTNLMCRVTFPGAGVSTEVTIRLNVSYAPQNLDIRVFWENSTGVRSLGSMEVRWGDAVKTEQNQAPDHSPLLAPMSPLPCPPLCPLAGLSLGPLWTPR
- the LOC122420643 gene encoding sialic acid-binding Ig-like lectin 12 isoform X2; its protein translation is MSPRWGSGQGSPACLLLSGQVSGSLGPGVSCPLFVEEEEEEKFLFCEQSLVLLPGFPRVSPQPYLPLAFPFSFHTQDAQTPSCSDMLPLLLLLPLLWAGSLAQNPRYWLDVQPSMSVQEGLCVHLPCSVTYPREGWNDSGPAHGYWFQKRVDSHGVLAVATNNPEHAVVSEAQGRFLLVGDPRAYNCSLDIRDAQRRDTGTYIFRLERGPTVRYSYALNLLSVRVMVLILTPRPQDHGTNLMCRVTFPGAGVSTEVTIRLNVSYAPQNLDIRVFWENSTGVRSLGSMEVRWGDAVKTEQNQAPDHSPLLAPMSPLPCPPLCPLAGLSLGPLWTPR